The Deltaproteobacteria bacterium genome includes the window TTTTGTATCATAGCCTGGACCTCTTCTTTTTTGCAGACATTTGCCTCGATTCCGATGGCACGCACTCCCAAGGTACGAATCTCTTCAACCACGGTCGGTGTTGCCATTTCTTCCTGAAATTCTTTATAGGATTCGAGATTGATATCGTTGATGACAATATCAGCGCCGAGGCGGGCTAACCGCAGCGCATGTGCTCGTCCGATCGCCCGTGCTGCACCTGTTATCAATGCGACCTTGCCTTTCAACTTCATAGGACCCTCCTTTATGGTATAAATATTACCTTTGCTGCTTCCTTTGCGGCGGCCAGTTTAAATCCCCGCTCTCCTTCTGTGAGCGGCAACTTGTGAGTTATCATGGGTTCAACGGTGATCTGCCCCGATGAAAGCAATGCCAGTGCGCGTTTCCATGTATCAGGTTCATATGCATATGCTCCTATCAGAGATTTTCTGCCACGCACCACATCAGTCGGCGAAAATTCGGCCGTATCGGGGTGAATACCGATAAGGACAACTTTGCCTCCCGGCCGCACCATGTTCAGTGCCTGTGGTATGGAAGCAGGATTGCCCGATGCCTCAAAGACAATATCAAGACCGGCACCAAAGCCTCCTCCTGTCAGCTCTGCAGCCGTTGCGGCGGGGTCGTCTTCCTCTACATTGAGCATGGCGTCGGCACCAAGCAGTCGGGCGACCTCAAGTCTTTTCATGTCGGTACCCGTTCCCACCATCATGACAAAGCTCGCTCCGGAAGTCTTCAGTACCTGAAGCGTGAGCAGCCCAATAGGGCCGGGGCCCAGAACGGCTGTTGTCTGACCCGGGAGGATACCGGAAAGTTCCACGGCATGGATCGCTACTGAAAGCGGCTCGCAGAGTGACGCTGCCTCATCACTTACATTGTCGGGAATTTTTAAGATGTGAGCAGCGGCCGTTATTTTCAGATACTCTGCAAAGGCCCCATTGGAAAGAAGACCCAGTACCATTTTCCCGATACATGCTTCACCGTCGCCTACCTGGCAGAAATCACACCGGCTGCAGGACATGTACGGAAGTGTTGTAATCCGATCCCCCACGGTCACCTTTCTTACTTTTGAACCCGTCTCGACGACTTCACCTGAATATTCATGCCCCGGTATTATGGGCAGGGGAACCCATTCATATCCTGGGGTATATTCGTACAAATGTACATCGCTCCCACAGAGGCTTCCACAACGCACTTTCACCAGGATGTCGACATCTCCTACTTCAGGCATATCGACATCGAGGACTTCGATGCCGCGCTCCTGTTTTGTTTTGACTATGGCTTTCATGACACCTCCTCTTCTAAAATACACGTAACAGATCTTCCAGTTGTGCAATTTTTAGAAAGGGCTCCGTGCGTTCCGTCGCCACATCAAGAACGGTCGGCACCGAGGCCTTAAAGGCGTTTCTGAGTGCCGGTCCCAGTTCGTCGGGTTTTTCAACCCTTACACCATTGCACCCGCATCCGAGAGCAATCTGCACATAGTCCGTATCCGCAAACTCGGTGGCCACAACCCGCTGTGTAATCGACTGCACATTGTGAACCATACCAAGCACTGAGTTATTCATGACCAGAAAGACAACCGGCAACTTATATTGCGCAGCCGTGGAAAGAACGTGAAGCATCATGGCAAAACCGCCGTCTCCAACCACTGAAAGGACCGGTCTATCCGGAAAGAGGAGTTTCGCGGCCACTGACGCCGGCGGTCCCCAGCCCATTCCGGCCACCCCGCCCGGAGAGAAGACCGTTCCCGCTCTCTGACTCTTGAATAAGTTAGCCATCCAGAGCCTGTTGTTACCCGCGTCAAGAGTGATGAGTGTTTCAGGATCGATATTATCCTGGATTTCCCGCACGATTCGCTGAGGCAGTAAAGGAGCGGCATCTGATGAGAATTCAGGCACCTGGCAGTAACTTTCGTCCTCTTTCCGTTTTTCAACCGCGGAAATCCTCTTCGTTGCCTTATCCCGGTCCGCTTTTTCACCGAGGGCCGCGATAAGCTGTTTTAATGTCAGCTTCACATCACCGATAAGCGCTGTTGTAATGGGGTAGGTCCACCCTGCATTTCTGGGGTCCACGTCGATCTGAATGATTTTCTGACGATGAGGATCGATGAACTGTGGGCTGTCAAACCGGGTGTCGCTGGGACCGAGGTGGCATCCCGCAACCAGGATAAGATCCGCATCTGCGATCGTGCTGTTTGCCACGGGCTGACCAAAAGAACCCATCATGCCCAGTGACAGAGGATGAACACCTGGAAAAGCGCTCAATCCTTTGTAACTGGTCGCGACGGCTGCCCCGAGCAGTTCGGCAAAA containing:
- a CDS encoding alcohol dehydrogenase catalytic domain-containing protein, with the protein product MKAIVKTKQERGIEVLDVDMPEVGDVDILVKVRCGSLCGSDVHLYEYTPGYEWVPLPIIPGHEYSGEVVETGSKVRKVTVGDRITTLPYMSCSRCDFCQVGDGEACIGKMVLGLLSNGAFAEYLKITAAAHILKIPDNVSDEAASLCEPLSVAIHAVELSGILPGQTTAVLGPGPIGLLTLQVLKTSGASFVMMVGTGTDMKRLEVARLLGADAMLNVEEDDPAATAAELTGGGFGAGLDIVFEASGNPASIPQALNMVRPGGKVVLIGIHPDTAEFSPTDVVRGRKSLIGAYAYEPDTWKRALALLSSGQITVEPMITHKLPLTEGERGFKLAAAKEAAKVIFIP
- a CDS encoding thiamine pyrophosphate-binding protein translates to MSKACEKICDVLVEAGIDHVFGIPGGGTIPIWDALYDKQDAIKAVLTRHEQAASCMADMYGRVTGKPGVLMGQGAFVASSGAFGILEAYLSNSPMLVLTDTSDMGFSQHASYQSGTGEYGSFDIVGILRSMSKFTTYAVTPEEAVQGVQFAIKHAVSGRPGPACVVMRSKAVKGEIDPERCPRLYSSEGYLKPSITNPSAESLEEAVTLLLEAANPVIIAGNGIHLSKSYGELMTFAELLGAAVATSYKGLSAFPGVHPLSLGMMGSFGQPVANSTIADADLILVAGCHLGPSDTRFDSPQFIDPHRQKIIQIDVDPRNAGWTYPITTALIGDVKLTLKQLIAALGEKADRDKATKRISAVEKRKEDESYCQVPEFSSDAAPLLPQRIVREIQDNIDPETLITLDAGNNRLWMANLFKSQRAGTVFSPGGVAGMGWGPPASVAAKLLFPDRPVLSVVGDGGFAMMLHVLSTAAQYKLPVVFLVMNNSVLGMVHNVQSITQRVVATEFADTDYVQIALGCGCNGVRVEKPDELGPALRNAFKASVPTVLDVATERTEPFLKIAQLEDLLRVF